Proteins from a single region of Vulgatibacter sp.:
- a CDS encoding 2-oxo acid dehydrogenase subunit E2, with protein MRRALRWWFAPPFSPSVSFNVAIDFGAARAYLAQLRQQGVPATVHHLLVAAIGRVLAAHPEANARLVGKRVVRVDEVALAMPVNLVGHPSEALRETSLAFLRGIDRLSLSRIVERARTRVASERQGRASQPVLRALLRLGEHLPDPIFDGTLDLLAAGLDHPRLARAFHRLVPMSTALTNPGAAIPADDLRRSGMLFRGASLEVPSRPLHFSTLWGISTVQDEVVARDGVPEVRPLLPVVLVFDHRVFDGVVAGRLLTGLAALLQAPAAHFGARGEAGG; from the coding sequence GTGAGGCGGGCGCTGCGCTGGTGGTTCGCGCCGCCCTTCTCGCCCTCGGTGAGCTTCAACGTCGCCATCGACTTCGGGGCTGCACGAGCCTATCTCGCGCAGCTCCGGCAGCAGGGCGTCCCCGCGACGGTCCACCACCTCCTCGTCGCCGCCATCGGGCGCGTCCTCGCCGCCCACCCGGAGGCCAACGCCCGCCTCGTGGGCAAGCGGGTGGTGCGGGTGGACGAGGTCGCCCTCGCCATGCCGGTCAACCTGGTGGGGCATCCGAGCGAGGCGCTGCGGGAGACCTCGCTCGCCTTCCTCCGCGGCATCGACCGGCTTTCCCTCTCCCGCATCGTCGAGCGGGCCCGCACCCGCGTCGCCAGCGAGCGCCAGGGTCGGGCGTCGCAGCCGGTGCTGCGCGCGTTGCTCCGCCTCGGCGAGCACCTGCCCGACCCGATCTTCGACGGCACCCTCGATCTGCTCGCGGCGGGCCTCGACCATCCGCGCCTCGCCAGGGCCTTCCACCGTCTGGTGCCGATGAGCACCGCGCTGACCAACCCCGGCGCGGCGATCCCGGCGGACGATCTCCGCAGGAGCGGCATGCTCTTCCGCGGCGCATCGCTGGAGGTCCCCAGCCGGCCGCTCCACTTCAGCACCCTCTGGGGCATCTCCACCGTGCAGGACGAGGTGGTGGCGCGGGACGGGGTGCCGGAGGTGCGCCCGCTCCTTCCCGTGGTCCTCGTCTTCGACCACCGGGTCTTCGACGGGGTGGTCGCCGGCCGCCTCCTCACCGGGCTGGCGGCACTCCTCCAGGCGCCCGCGGCGCATTTCGGCGCGCGGGGCGAAGCGGGCGGCTGA
- a CDS encoding DPP IV N-terminal domain-containing protein: MRNSLRTIFLAAALATGCTQSTQPEAPAPSAAPPSLASDSFLTDYAETFRFRLGRPSQIKVTPDGDAVLFLRSGPRSFVQDLWLFDPATGTERVLLTAEKILEGGEEKLTAEELARRERMRLAARGIAGYSLSPDGKQILVPLSGRLFVAERASGKVTELPSDGGHPIDPRFSPDGTKVVVVRDGDLFVIDVAAGKQKRLTVRETETIENGLAEFVAQEEMGRMEGSWFSPDGRLLAYQQTDVSQVETNFISDPMNPQAPAQPWRYPRPGKKNAEVRLGIVPVAGGKTVWAQWDRERYPYLATVKWAKGAPLTVLVQNRTQTEEALLAIDPATGAARELLVERDEAWLNIDQEMPRWLADGSGFLWTTEREGAWQLELRGRDGKLVRAITDPGFGYQGLSFAGDDHVVVAAAKDPTQRQLFRLGLADGKLEAVSVGDGLHDAIWAAKGGLSVRTTAAPSGETRWQVVKADGTVAGALQSKAEKAPFAPNLELVRLGGEHDFAAGILRPRNFDPKLRYPVIVYVYGGPHYQTVTAAGDRWLLQQWFADHGFVVVSIDGRGTPNRGRAWERVIKGNLIDVPLADQVAGVKALAAKYPEMDGDRVGIFGWSFGGYFSAMAVMRAPETFKVGVAGAPVADWMDYDTHYTERYMGMPEANAQGYEKSSVLTWAKDLQRPLLIVHGTADDNVYFSHALKMSDALFRAGKKHDFLPLAGFTHMVPDPLVTTRLYGQIQRYLAAELGKPEAR; this comes from the coding sequence ATGCGCAACTCCCTGCGGACGATCTTCCTCGCTGCAGCCCTCGCCACCGGCTGCACCCAGAGCACCCAGCCCGAGGCGCCGGCGCCTTCGGCGGCGCCGCCCTCGCTGGCGAGCGACTCCTTCCTCACCGACTACGCCGAAACCTTCCGCTTCCGCCTCGGCCGCCCGTCGCAGATCAAGGTGACGCCCGACGGCGACGCGGTGCTCTTCCTCCGCTCCGGGCCGCGCTCCTTCGTCCAGGACCTCTGGCTCTTCGATCCCGCCACCGGCACGGAGCGCGTGCTCCTCACCGCCGAGAAGATCCTCGAGGGCGGGGAGGAGAAGCTCACCGCCGAGGAGCTCGCCCGCCGCGAGCGGATGCGCCTCGCTGCCCGGGGCATCGCCGGCTACTCCCTCTCCCCCGACGGCAAGCAGATCCTCGTGCCGCTCTCGGGCCGGCTCTTCGTGGCGGAGCGCGCCAGCGGCAAGGTGACGGAGCTGCCCTCCGACGGCGGCCACCCGATCGATCCGCGCTTCTCGCCGGATGGCACGAAGGTGGTGGTGGTGCGCGACGGCGACCTCTTCGTCATCGACGTGGCGGCCGGGAAGCAGAAGCGCCTCACCGTGCGCGAGACCGAGACGATCGAGAACGGCCTCGCCGAGTTCGTGGCGCAGGAGGAGATGGGCCGGATGGAGGGGAGCTGGTTCTCCCCCGACGGCAGGCTCCTCGCCTACCAGCAGACCGACGTCTCCCAGGTCGAGACCAACTTCATCTCCGATCCGATGAACCCGCAGGCGCCGGCGCAGCCCTGGCGCTACCCGCGGCCGGGGAAGAAGAACGCCGAGGTGCGCCTCGGCATCGTCCCGGTGGCAGGCGGCAAGACCGTGTGGGCGCAGTGGGATCGGGAGCGCTACCCCTACCTCGCCACCGTGAAGTGGGCGAAGGGCGCGCCGCTCACGGTGCTGGTGCAGAACCGCACGCAGACCGAGGAGGCCCTGCTCGCGATCGATCCGGCCACCGGCGCTGCGCGGGAGCTGCTGGTCGAGCGCGACGAGGCGTGGCTCAACATCGACCAGGAGATGCCGCGCTGGCTCGCCGACGGCTCGGGCTTCCTCTGGACCACCGAGCGCGAAGGCGCGTGGCAGCTCGAGCTGCGCGGCAGGGACGGCAAGCTGGTGCGGGCGATCACCGATCCGGGCTTCGGCTACCAGGGGCTCTCCTTCGCCGGCGACGACCACGTGGTGGTGGCGGCTGCGAAGGATCCGACGCAGCGGCAGCTCTTCCGCCTCGGCCTCGCCGACGGGAAGCTCGAGGCGGTGAGCGTGGGCGACGGGCTCCACGACGCGATCTGGGCGGCGAAGGGCGGCCTCTCGGTGCGCACCACCGCGGCGCCCTCCGGCGAGACCCGCTGGCAGGTGGTGAAGGCGGACGGCACGGTCGCGGGCGCCCTGCAGTCGAAGGCGGAGAAGGCGCCCTTCGCGCCCAACCTCGAGCTGGTGCGCCTCGGCGGCGAGCACGACTTCGCCGCGGGGATCCTGCGTCCGCGCAACTTCGATCCGAAGCTCCGCTACCCGGTGATCGTCTACGTCTACGGCGGCCCCCACTACCAGACGGTGACCGCCGCCGGCGATCGCTGGCTGCTGCAGCAGTGGTTCGCCGACCACGGCTTCGTGGTGGTCTCGATCGACGGCCGCGGCACGCCCAACCGCGGGCGGGCATGGGAGCGGGTGATCAAGGGCAACCTCATCGACGTGCCCCTCGCCGATCAGGTGGCGGGGGTGAAGGCGCTGGCGGCGAAGTACCCGGAGATGGACGGCGATCGCGTCGGCATCTTCGGTTGGAGCTTCGGCGGCTATTTCTCCGCGATGGCGGTGATGCGCGCGCCGGAGACCTTCAAGGTCGGCGTGGCCGGTGCGCCGGTCGCCGATTGGATGGACTACGACACCCACTACACCGAGCGCTACATGGGGATGCCGGAGGCCAACGCGCAGGGCTACGAGAAGAGCTCGGTGCTCACCTGGGCGAAGGATCTGCAGCGGCCGCTGCTCATCGTCCACGGCACCGCGGACGACAACGTCTACTTCAGCCACGCGCTGAAGATGAGCGACGCGCTCTTCCGCGCCGGCAAGAAGCACGACTTCCTGCCGCTGGCGGGCTTCACGCACATGGTGCCGGATCCGCTGGTGACCACCCGGCTCTACGGGCAGATCCAGCGGTACCTCGCGGCGGAGCTGGGCAAGCCCGAGGCGCGGTAG
- a CDS encoding UvrD-helicase domain-containing protein: protein MSLVLDRNLVLAAGAGSGKTHALVTVALGLYAGAGGRAPVDPGRVWAVTFTEKAAAELRQRIADRALKLAHNGGDLAKEPDLAALLGARRPSAGDWERIARALSTAPIGTFHSLCGQLLRAFAAEARLDPRFAILDERQGSALFERAREEVLLERVGTPGAARRLATELGGLDPVRDALGFLHGKLAEEGRDARSLLTNGAFDRQRASARLGDACGFLSLALQGVAGSDAPRLQQAVQTLARERSRIGRCLPEAIAVWYPAVAAVLGCSTGRGPLPKGAKEPWGDAKASWERLQSAWASARQASIAADLVEVLEEVSARYAAEKRRAGGLDFADLIRQTRDLLRDDHDVRGEAKRRISALLVDEFQDTNGVQLDLVRLLAEARDEQRPVAPGGSCAALPLEPAVFCAVGDRKQSIYEFRGADVALFADLTARARAGKELRLEALTRSWRSRPGLVHFANGIFGQVLAPSARAYEVGWFPEEDALAPQRTDGPAYADRPAVQLLCGEPGLNADERRPYEARLVAAHVEALLRSGRQVEEKGGAVRQLVGADVALLFRSFASVGIYQEALAARGIPSLVVGGRGFFGAREIRDLAALLLAICDPWDRFASAAVLRSPLGGVGDDALVLLETQGRLELGKHGEGCAAELPADEAARVGRIGALVRRLSREIDRLGPAQVLRLAIDALGLRPIWAAAPQGEQRLANVEKLLRRLEAQQGLGALAAVEEMLERADDPDDREAPADVAAFADARAVRILTVHASKGLEFPVVVLPELSAGSKNETDAVVFDREKGLAIKPTDPLHERIADEHAAEVLEELKARRAAESRRLFYVAVTRARDLLVLCGEKGKGGTKDTWRHLLDEAMGEVQGLVEVVPPLLPAPGTMELAEASSHVGPDGEARGSSHVGPSPSAEAQRLLDQVAPLRIAPGRFVAAVTELAELLRCERRYFYKIVAGLEEHAAAGPLAEIAEADEADLPGIDRLARGQLAHRLLECVDYARSAEDAAAAVREVVLAEGLDPAQPEVEAIAADAVAFVQGPLGRKLAATPASRIYRELPFALELQGPGGSALALRGQIDLLFVDDAGTVHLVDYKHASGKGQPADAYGFQLRTYALAAARILPGASPLRVGIAWLKDRGAEAQLQPVDRGDLDDHAARLAMLGDRLGRARAEGTWRKLEGPAACGDCGFKRRCWESRLV from the coding sequence ATGAGTCTCGTCCTCGATCGGAACCTGGTGCTCGCGGCTGGTGCGGGATCGGGCAAGACCCACGCGCTGGTCACAGTCGCCCTCGGCCTCTACGCGGGAGCCGGCGGCCGCGCCCCCGTCGATCCCGGGCGGGTCTGGGCGGTGACCTTCACCGAGAAGGCTGCGGCCGAGCTGCGGCAGCGGATCGCCGACCGGGCGCTCAAGCTCGCGCACAACGGCGGCGACCTGGCGAAGGAGCCGGACCTGGCGGCGCTCCTCGGCGCGCGGCGCCCCTCCGCCGGCGATTGGGAGCGGATCGCGCGGGCCCTCTCGACGGCGCCCATCGGCACCTTCCACTCGCTCTGCGGCCAGCTGCTCCGGGCCTTCGCCGCGGAGGCGCGGCTCGATCCGCGCTTCGCCATCCTCGACGAGCGGCAGGGCAGCGCCCTCTTCGAGCGGGCGCGGGAGGAGGTGCTCCTCGAGCGCGTCGGTACCCCGGGCGCCGCGCGGCGCCTGGCCACCGAGCTCGGCGGCCTCGATCCCGTGCGCGACGCCCTCGGCTTCCTCCACGGCAAGCTCGCCGAGGAGGGCCGCGATGCGCGCTCGCTCCTCACCAACGGGGCCTTCGATCGGCAGCGCGCCAGCGCGCGCCTCGGTGATGCCTGCGGCTTCCTTTCGCTCGCGCTGCAGGGCGTCGCAGGGAGCGACGCTCCAAGGCTCCAGCAGGCGGTGCAGACCCTCGCCAGGGAGCGGAGCCGGATCGGCCGCTGCCTTCCCGAGGCGATCGCCGTCTGGTACCCGGCGGTGGCGGCGGTGCTCGGCTGCTCGACCGGGCGGGGCCCGCTGCCGAAGGGAGCCAAGGAGCCGTGGGGCGACGCCAAAGCGAGCTGGGAGCGGCTCCAGTCGGCTTGGGCGTCGGCGCGGCAGGCCTCGATCGCCGCCGATCTGGTGGAGGTGCTCGAGGAGGTCTCCGCTCGCTACGCCGCGGAGAAGCGCCGGGCAGGCGGGCTCGATTTCGCCGACCTCATCCGGCAGACCCGCGACCTGCTCCGGGACGATCACGACGTGCGGGGGGAGGCCAAGCGGCGCATCTCCGCGCTGCTGGTCGACGAATTCCAGGACACCAACGGCGTGCAGCTCGACCTGGTCCGGCTCCTGGCCGAGGCCCGCGACGAGCAGCGGCCGGTGGCGCCGGGTGGCTCGTGTGCGGCGCTGCCCCTGGAGCCTGCGGTCTTCTGCGCGGTGGGCGACCGCAAGCAGTCGATCTACGAGTTCCGCGGGGCGGACGTGGCGCTCTTCGCCGACCTCACCGCGAGGGCCCGCGCGGGGAAGGAGCTGCGGCTCGAGGCGCTCACCCGCTCCTGGCGCTCGCGGCCGGGGCTGGTCCACTTCGCCAACGGGATCTTCGGGCAGGTCCTCGCCCCGTCGGCCCGGGCCTACGAGGTGGGCTGGTTCCCGGAGGAGGACGCGCTGGCGCCGCAGCGGACGGATGGTCCCGCCTACGCGGACCGGCCGGCGGTGCAGCTCCTCTGCGGCGAGCCGGGGCTCAACGCCGACGAGCGCAGGCCCTACGAGGCGCGGCTCGTCGCCGCCCACGTCGAGGCGCTGCTCCGATCGGGGCGGCAGGTGGAGGAAAAAGGCGGCGCCGTGCGGCAGCTGGTGGGCGCCGACGTGGCGCTCCTCTTCCGCAGCTTCGCGAGCGTCGGGATCTACCAGGAGGCCCTGGCCGCCCGCGGGATCCCCTCGCTCGTCGTGGGCGGACGGGGCTTCTTCGGCGCCAGGGAGATCCGCGATCTCGCCGCGCTGCTGCTGGCGATCTGCGATCCGTGGGATCGCTTCGCCTCGGCGGCGGTGCTCCGCTCGCCGCTGGGCGGCGTCGGGGACGATGCCCTCGTGCTGCTCGAGACGCAGGGCAGGCTCGAGCTGGGCAAGCACGGCGAGGGCTGCGCAGCGGAGCTGCCGGCGGACGAAGCGGCGCGGGTGGGCAGGATCGGGGCGCTGGTGCGGCGGCTTTCGCGGGAGATCGATCGCCTCGGTCCGGCGCAGGTGCTGCGGCTCGCCATCGATGCGTTGGGCCTGCGGCCGATCTGGGCTGCTGCGCCGCAGGGCGAGCAGCGCCTCGCCAACGTGGAGAAGCTGCTCCGGCGCCTCGAGGCGCAGCAGGGCCTGGGCGCCCTCGCAGCGGTGGAGGAGATGCTCGAGCGGGCGGACGATCCGGACGATCGCGAGGCGCCGGCAGATGTGGCCGCCTTCGCCGATGCGCGGGCGGTGCGCATCCTCACCGTGCACGCATCGAAGGGGCTCGAGTTCCCGGTGGTGGTGCTGCCGGAGCTCTCCGCCGGCTCGAAGAACGAGACCGACGCGGTCGTCTTCGATCGGGAGAAGGGGCTGGCGATCAAGCCGACCGATCCGCTCCACGAGCGCATTGCCGACGAGCATGCGGCGGAGGTGCTCGAGGAGCTCAAGGCGCGGCGCGCGGCGGAGAGCCGCCGGCTCTTCTACGTGGCGGTGACCCGGGCCCGGGATCTGCTCGTGCTCTGCGGCGAGAAGGGCAAGGGGGGCACGAAGGATACCTGGCGGCATCTCCTCGACGAGGCGATGGGCGAGGTGCAGGGGCTGGTGGAGGTGGTGCCGCCGCTGCTGCCGGCACCGGGGACGATGGAGCTTGCCGAGGCTTCGTCCCACGTGGGACCGGACGGTGAAGCGCGGGGCTCGTCCCACGTGGGACCGTCGCCTTCCGCGGAAGCGCAGCGCCTCCTCGACCAGGTGGCGCCGCTGCGGATCGCGCCGGGGCGCTTCGTCGCCGCGGTGACCGAGCTGGCGGAGCTGCTCCGCTGCGAGCGCCGCTACTTCTACAAGATCGTCGCCGGCCTCGAGGAGCACGCCGCCGCAGGTCCCCTCGCCGAGATCGCCGAGGCGGACGAGGCCGACCTGCCCGGCATCGATCGCCTCGCCCGCGGGCAGCTCGCCCACCGGCTCCTCGAATGCGTCGACTACGCCCGCTCCGCGGAGGACGCGGCGGCGGCGGTGCGCGAGGTGGTCCTGGCAGAGGGGCTCGATCCGGCCCAGCCCGAGGTGGAGGCGATCGCCGCCGACGCGGTGGCCTTCGTCCAGGGGCCGCTCGGCAGGAAGCTGGCGGCGACGCCGGCCAGCCGCATCTACCGGGAGCTTCCCTTCGCCCTCGAGCTCCAGGGGCCCGGCGGCTCGGCGCTCGCGCTCCGCGGCCAGATCGATCTGCTCTTCGTCGACGACGCCGGCACCGTCCACCTCGTCGACTACAAACACGCCAGCGGCAAGGGCCAGCCTGCAGACGCCTACGGCTTCCAGCTCCGCACCTATGCCCTCGCGGCGGCGCGGATCCTGCCCGGCGCGTCGCCGCTGCGGGTGGGCATCGCCTGGCTCAAGGACCGCGGCGCCGAGGCGCAGCTGCAGCCCGTCGATCGCGGGGACCTCGACGACCACGCCGCGCGTCTCGCCATGCTCGGCGATCGGCTGGGGCGGGCCCGGGCCGAGGGGACCTGGAGGAAGCTCGAGGGTCCCGCTGCCTGCGGCGACTGCGGCTTCAAGCGGCGCTGCTGGGAGAGCCGGCTGGT
- a CDS encoding PD-(D/E)XK nuclease family protein, which translates to MRTNPSPALPFRVLPVADRVEEEILSRARASGGAALGVGLLTVRDLERRLFAAAGLAPIDPLAAELLVGEVAPAAAAGTCFAGVSGEAGFARAFLSAWDGLREGGCGRAELAQLARRVTGLTARRLAGIERIATAYERACEERGLIDMAGARLALLDRLEVMELPADLARAEGIEVEDLVSLPVVRVRFLAALARRGLRVIYRLPAFEGRPGLAASLEMLQRPLEGEGRGIEVAPKAYGGGALEAFQRRLFDPDLPPVAEAPVQLVQGDDPDAELRAVVATVREKLRAGISPDDLFVAARGLPAVRQRMVTAFDAAGIPWRDRRGQAAAEAPPVAVALQLLRAAERAYPREELCAVLLSRYVAGGIADEAGYVPPREVARLLREAASRDDRGEGHAGRLRAHAERLLASGERRGEQAARAAEHLGAFLGQVRMEEQATLVAHAQRFAAGLEAIGLHGRSRAAEEREEGFGAIDVAAARAVARDQAALRALSAALASVAGAARRAGLADRQVELSRFRDLLETALGQTSLPARGARGGAVRLLDVSELPGRSCAHLVLCNVIDGSFPARKSSEPLLDEADREAIGAAAGRQIFRWHAAEEPLLFALAVAAARESLTLTASHLDEAGKESVRSPFFAEALAAAGIEEPVRERAAIVPPATRCASPGDLLARAALLAAGAAPAPGDVGAEAVREAAGADPVAAAVHAGASAYGGAGRVGRISSPAALAAIEARLRRGTERFGENVAWAASVSALESFAGCPYRFFAGRILSLPEPEAAGDELDAREGGTLQHEVVADVFAALRDEGLLPLRGGAAGEREEQVALAAAERALDRWQQRERTGPAALWTLRREQVAGAVCRLLESERRRGSELVPSEFEAPFGDEGADALFLPSPDGRERIAVRGRVDRVDRAPDGTAVEVIDYKSGKVDQKVDAAEIGRSSFQLPIYAVWALQHTGAPHVDAGLRSLRDGGTSKTLRQACEKVQVPLEALLELDPDRRAAARNGEKVEAAPGAGALPVDGDPNVADAAWAFLYAMRAGRFDVRPHGGPGPKKGCSFCRFATVCRVDGGVGGDE; encoded by the coding sequence GTGCGAACCAACCCGTCCCCTGCCCTGCCATTCCGCGTCCTCCCCGTCGCCGACCGCGTCGAGGAGGAGATCCTCTCCCGGGCCCGTGCGAGCGGCGGCGCCGCCCTCGGCGTCGGCCTCCTCACCGTGCGCGATCTGGAGCGCCGGCTCTTCGCCGCCGCGGGGCTCGCGCCGATCGATCCGCTGGCGGCGGAGCTCCTCGTCGGCGAGGTCGCCCCCGCTGCGGCGGCGGGGACCTGCTTTGCCGGGGTGAGCGGCGAGGCGGGTTTCGCCAGGGCCTTCCTCTCGGCCTGGGACGGCCTGCGCGAGGGCGGCTGCGGCAGGGCCGAGCTCGCCCAGCTGGCGCGGCGGGTGACGGGGCTCACGGCCCGGCGCCTCGCCGGGATCGAGCGGATCGCCACGGCCTACGAGCGCGCCTGCGAGGAGCGGGGGCTGATCGACATGGCGGGGGCGCGGCTCGCCCTCCTCGATCGGCTGGAGGTGATGGAGCTTCCCGCCGACCTGGCCCGGGCCGAGGGGATCGAGGTCGAGGATCTCGTCTCGCTTCCCGTGGTCCGGGTCCGCTTCCTCGCGGCGCTGGCGCGGCGGGGGCTGCGGGTGATCTACCGGCTCCCCGCCTTCGAGGGCAGGCCGGGCCTCGCCGCATCGCTCGAGATGTTGCAGCGGCCCCTCGAAGGCGAGGGGCGCGGCATCGAGGTGGCGCCCAAGGCCTATGGCGGCGGCGCGCTCGAGGCGTTCCAGCGCCGTCTCTTCGATCCGGATCTTCCCCCGGTGGCGGAGGCGCCGGTGCAGCTCGTCCAGGGCGACGACCCGGATGCGGAGCTGCGGGCGGTGGTGGCCACGGTGCGCGAGAAGCTCCGGGCGGGCATCTCGCCCGACGATCTCTTCGTGGCGGCGCGGGGGCTGCCGGCGGTCCGGCAGCGGATGGTGACGGCCTTCGACGCAGCGGGGATCCCCTGGCGGGATCGCCGGGGCCAGGCCGCCGCGGAGGCGCCGCCGGTGGCGGTGGCGCTGCAGCTCCTGCGGGCGGCGGAGCGCGCCTATCCGCGGGAGGAGCTCTGCGCGGTGCTCCTCTCCCGCTACGTCGCCGGCGGCATCGCCGACGAGGCGGGCTACGTGCCGCCCCGCGAGGTGGCGCGGCTGCTTCGCGAGGCGGCCTCTCGCGACGATCGGGGCGAGGGGCACGCGGGCCGTCTGCGGGCCCATGCGGAGCGGCTGTTGGCCAGCGGCGAGCGGCGGGGGGAGCAGGCGGCGCGTGCGGCGGAGCACCTCGGCGCCTTCCTCGGCCAGGTGCGGATGGAGGAGCAGGCGACCCTCGTCGCCCACGCGCAGCGCTTCGCCGCAGGGCTGGAGGCGATTGGCCTCCATGGCAGGAGCCGGGCTGCGGAGGAGCGCGAGGAGGGCTTCGGCGCCATCGACGTCGCTGCGGCGCGGGCGGTGGCCCGGGACCAGGCGGCGCTGCGGGCGCTCTCGGCGGCGCTGGCCTCGGTGGCAGGGGCAGCGCGGCGGGCGGGCCTCGCCGATCGGCAGGTGGAGCTCTCGCGCTTCCGGGATCTGCTCGAAACGGCGCTCGGGCAGACCTCGCTGCCTGCGCGCGGCGCCCGTGGCGGCGCGGTGCGGCTGCTCGACGTGAGCGAGCTGCCGGGGCGCAGCTGCGCGCATCTGGTCTTGTGCAACGTGATCGACGGGAGCTTCCCCGCCCGCAAGAGCAGCGAGCCCCTCCTCGACGAGGCGGATCGGGAGGCCATCGGCGCTGCTGCGGGGCGGCAGATCTTCCGATGGCATGCGGCGGAGGAGCCGCTGCTCTTCGCGCTGGCGGTGGCAGCGGCGCGGGAGAGCCTCACCCTCACCGCGTCCCATCTCGACGAGGCGGGGAAGGAGTCGGTGCGCTCGCCCTTCTTCGCCGAGGCGCTCGCGGCTGCGGGGATCGAGGAGCCGGTGCGGGAGCGCGCGGCGATCGTTCCGCCGGCGACGCGGTGCGCGAGCCCGGGCGATCTCCTCGCCAGGGCGGCGCTCCTCGCTGCAGGGGCGGCGCCTGCGCCGGGGGACGTCGGGGCGGAGGCGGTGCGGGAGGCTGCAGGCGCCGACCCGGTCGCCGCCGCGGTGCACGCCGGCGCTTCGGCCTACGGCGGCGCCGGGCGCGTCGGCAGGATCTCCTCGCCTGCTGCGCTGGCGGCGATCGAGGCGCGGCTGCGCCGGGGCACCGAGCGCTTCGGCGAAAACGTGGCCTGGGCCGCCTCGGTGTCGGCGCTGGAGAGTTTTGCGGGTTGTCCCTACCGCTTCTTCGCCGGGCGGATCCTCTCGCTTCCAGAGCCGGAGGCAGCGGGCGACGAGCTCGACGCCCGCGAGGGCGGCACGCTGCAGCACGAGGTGGTCGCCGACGTCTTCGCGGCGCTGCGGGACGAGGGGCTCCTTCCCTTGCGCGGCGGCGCCGCTGGCGAACGCGAGGAGCAGGTCGCCCTGGCAGCTGCGGAGCGCGCCCTCGATCGCTGGCAGCAGCGGGAGCGGACCGGACCCGCAGCGCTCTGGACGCTGCGGCGGGAGCAGGTCGCCGGCGCCGTCTGCCGCCTGCTCGAGAGCGAGCGGCGCCGGGGATCGGAGCTGGTGCCGAGCGAGTTCGAGGCGCCCTTCGGGGACGAGGGGGCCGATGCGCTCTTCCTCCCCTCGCCCGACGGCAGGGAGCGGATCGCCGTGCGCGGCAGGGTCGATCGCGTCGACCGTGCGCCGGACGGAACCGCCGTCGAGGTGATCGACTACAAATCCGGCAAGGTCGACCAGAAGGTCGACGCCGCCGAGATCGGACGGTCGAGCTTCCAGCTGCCGATCTACGCGGTCTGGGCCCTGCAGCACACCGGCGCTCCGCACGTCGACGCCGGCCTGCGCTCGCTGCGCGACGGCGGCACGTCGAAGACGCTGCGGCAGGCCTGCGAGAAGGTGCAGGTGCCGCTGGAGGCGCTGCTGGAGCTCGATCCCGATCGGCGCGCGGCGGCACGCAACGGCGAGAAGGTCGAAGCGGCCCCGGGCGCCGGCGCCCTGCCGGTCGACGGCGATCCCAACGTCGCCGACGCGGCCTGGGCCTTCCTCTACGCGATGCGGGCGGGACGCTTCGACGTGAGGCCCCACGGCGGTCCCGGCCCGAAGAAGGGCTGCTCCTTCTGCAGGTTCGCGACGGTGTGCCGGGTCGACGGCGGCGTGGGAGGTGATGAATGA
- a CDS encoding DUF72 domain-containing protein, translating into MILVGTSGYSYAHWKRIFYPPGLPARRWLAFYASVFRTVELNATFYRLPTETAVERWRDEAPPGFLFAAKGSRYLTHMKRLTDAEAGLDRYFERIDHLRPKLGPILWQLPPQMDKADPARLEGFLRLLPPGRHVFEFRDAAWYTAAICDLLDAYGAAFCEHDLVAKKPPRHTGNFRYVRYHGATGRYGGLYGKKALSPMVRSLRSGATDAYVYFNNDLQGHALVDALDFLELLGEDRRPALEEAVASLQ; encoded by the coding sequence GTGATCCTCGTCGGCACCAGCGGCTACAGCTACGCCCACTGGAAGCGGATCTTCTACCCGCCCGGCCTGCCGGCCAGGCGCTGGCTCGCCTTCTACGCCAGCGTCTTCCGCACCGTGGAGCTCAACGCCACCTTCTACCGCCTGCCCACCGAGACGGCGGTCGAGCGCTGGCGCGACGAGGCGCCGCCTGGCTTTCTCTTCGCCGCAAAAGGGAGCCGCTACCTCACCCACATGAAGCGGCTCACCGACGCGGAAGCGGGCCTCGACCGCTACTTCGAGCGGATCGACCATCTCCGCCCGAAGCTCGGCCCCATCCTCTGGCAGCTGCCTCCGCAGATGGACAAGGCCGATCCCGCGAGGCTCGAAGGCTTCCTGCGCCTCCTGCCGCCGGGACGCCACGTCTTCGAGTTCCGCGACGCCGCCTGGTACACGGCGGCGATCTGCGATCTCCTCGACGCGTACGGCGCCGCCTTCTGCGAGCACGATCTCGTGGCGAAGAAGCCGCCGCGCCACACCGGCAACTTCCGCTACGTGCGCTACCACGGCGCCACCGGCAGATACGGCGGGCTCTACGGCAAGAAGGCCCTCTCACCCATGGTGAGAAGCCTCCGCAGCGGCGCCACCGACGCCTACGTCTACTTCAACAACGATCTGCAGGGCCACGCGCTGGTCGACGCCCTCGACTTCCTCGAGCTCCTCGGCGAGGACCGCAGGCCCGCGCTCGAGGAAGCCGTCGCGTCGCTCCAGTAG